The following nucleotide sequence is from Pseudomonadota bacterium.
GTCATCGGCGACGTTGAAGGCGCCGAGGAGAGCTAGACGTGGGACAGAAGACACACCCGCATGGTTTCAGGCTGGGGGTTATCAAGAGCTGGACCTCGAAGTGGTACGAGGACAAGCAGTACGCCCGCTGGCTGCACGAGGACTTGCGTCTTCGAAAGGCCATCAAGCGGAAGTTCTCGCATGCAGGCATTGCTTCGATCGAGACGGAGCGCGCTGCCAGTAAGGTCAAGGTGGTCATCTCGACCTCACGTCCGGGGATCATCATCGGGAAACGCGGTGCCGGGGTCGAGCAGCTCAAGGGGGAGCTGCAGGCGCACACGCAAAACGAGCTCTTTATCGACATCCAGGAGGTGCGAAAAGCGGAAACCAACGCACAGCTGGTTGCCGAGAACATCACGACTCAGCTCGAACGGCGAGTGGCCTTCCGGCGCGCGATGAAGAAGGCCGTATCGACGGCCATGAAATTCGGAGCCAAGGGCATCCGTGTGCACGCTGGAGGACGCCTGGGAGGTGCCGAGATCGCACGCAAGGAAAGCTACCGCGAAGGTCGTGTGCCCCTTCACACACTGCGCGCGGACATCGAGTTTGGCGTGGCCACCGCGCACACTCCCCAGGGCACCGTCGGGATCAAGGTCTGGTTGTTCAAGGGCGAAGTGCTCCGGCACAGAGCACGCAGATTCCAGCAGGCTCAGCCTGCACGTTGAGCCAGGGAGACCGCCATGCTGTCGCCGAAACGCACCAAATACCGCAAGCAGCAAAAGGGCAAGACCAGGGGCCTGGCCTATCGTGGCAGCGACGTGTCCTTTGGCGATTACGGTTTGCAGTGCCTCGGCCGGGGTCACCTCACGGCGCGACAGATCGAGGCTGCTCGCATGGCGGTGCAGCGTAAAGTCAAACGCGCTGGCAAGCTATACATTCGAGTTTTTCCCGATAAGCCCCTGAGCAAGAAGCCGCTCGAGACGCGCATGGGCAAGGGCAAGGGCAACCCCGAGTTTTGGGTGGCCGTCGTGAAGCCTGGACGCATGCTGTACGAAATCGAGGGCGTGCCCGAGGAGCTCGCGCGCGAGGCGTTTCGGATCGCTGGACACAAGCTTGGGGTCGAGACTCGGTTTTGCCGCCGGAGCGATCAGCTATGAAGCCCGCCGAAATCAGAGAGCGCTCCACCGAGGAGCTTGTGGAGCTTGAGGGTCAGCTCAAGCGCGACTTGTGGCGCGCGCGTCTCGACAACTTCTCGAACCAGCTCGACGAAACCAGCAAGATCGGACGGATCCGCCGCGACGTGGCACGCG
It contains:
- the rplP gene encoding 50S ribosomal protein L16, giving the protein MLSPKRTKYRKQQKGKTRGLAYRGSDVSFGDYGLQCLGRGHLTARQIEAARMAVQRKVKRAGKLYIRVFPDKPLSKKPLETRMGKGKGNPEFWVAVVKPGRMLYEIEGVPEELAREAFRIAGHKLGVETRFCRRSDQL
- the rpmC gene encoding 50S ribosomal protein L29 — its product is MKPAEIRERSTEELVELEGQLKRDLWRARLDNFSNQLDETSKIGRIRRDVARVKTVLSERLRQQAAEATEESHDG
- the rpsC gene encoding 30S ribosomal protein S3; translation: MGQKTHPHGFRLGVIKSWTSKWYEDKQYARWLHEDLRLRKAIKRKFSHAGIASIETERAASKVKVVISTSRPGIIIGKRGAGVEQLKGELQAHTQNELFIDIQEVRKAETNAQLVAENITTQLERRVAFRRAMKKAVSTAMKFGAKGIRVHAGGRLGGAEIARKESYREGRVPLHTLRADIEFGVATAHTPQGTVGIKVWLFKGEVLRHRARRFQQAQPAR